The sequence below is a genomic window from Sorangiineae bacterium MSr12523.
GTACGTCGCACCGATGGTGTGCTTGCCTGGCTCCTTGAAAATCGTGGTGAAGCGAAACAGATTTCCAAGCCTGCAATCGTCTTCTTTGTCCGCGGCGTCGCAGACATCGAGTTCTTTGCCATCGAGGCTGAAGCGAACGCGCTGCACATTGGGATCTTTGGCCACCACGGCCAATTGAATCGGCTCGTTGATGGGCATCTGACGGTCTTCGCTGGCAAGGCCGAACGAGAGCGGTGCCTGCTCTTCTTCGTCCACCGCGTTGTCATCGTCGCGCTCGGAGGAACCCGCGCACCCTGCGGCAAGCAGAGGAAGGAGGGCAAGACAAGAAAAGATTCCCAAAGCCGACAATCTTTTGCGGTGTGTCATGTAAGTCCCTTTCGACGAAGAATCCGTAGTTGGGACTTCCTTCAGCACATTGCATACCGACGCGCCTTGGACCGTGAGCTCTACGGATGTGGCGCCGATCGACCGCAAATTAGGCTCATTGCGAAATCACGCAGGCAACCGGTGCTTTCCATGTTCACGGTCGGCAAATCGCATTGGATGGGGCGAACGCGATCCACTGTACCAAGTGGGATAGCGCGCACACTGGCAAATTCGTGATGGATCGCGACTCGCGGCGTGTCGCGATCCATCCATTGAATGAAATGGATTCGAGAGAATGAAGCGGAGTTAAGGAACTGGTCGTGAACGGCCGACCCAGTATTTGAGTTCCGTGGGCTCGTGCAATGTCGCACCGCCAATGGACGGCCAAAGAAGGCTCTTGTCGACGGCGCCGGCTGCGGGCTTCGCGTAGTCGCACACTCCATCCGGGAAAATCGATTGGAGCTCGGCAAATTGTGCGTCGGTCATGAAGCCTTTGTAATCGGCTCGATCGAGCGGTTTGAGCTGACACCGAATTACGTCGTCGGTCATCGGCATGCCGGCGACCATGCGCGGTGTGCGCGTGACCGGCAATAGGGTCGAGCACGCTCCCAGACCCGAGTCGAAGTCCTCTGGGATATCGATCTTCAGCGGTACGGTGATATTCAGCAGCGGCAGTCCCGGCAAGATTGGCAGCGCGAGCCCCAGAGGCCCGAAAAGCACATTGGGCAATTCCAGTCTCCCGCCCAGGGTCGAAATGACGCAGCGATCCCCCGCGGCCGCCGGCTTGCTCGCTGCAATGGCGGCCACCCGATCGGCGCCATAGGGCAGATCGCGCAGGGCAGGGAACCACGTTTCCATCGTGGGGTATGCGTCGGGCTGGACGGCAATGCCGCGCCAGATGCTATGGCTCTCGTCCTGTCCAGTGTATTTGCGCAATCGTGCGCGAACGGTGAATGGCCGCACCGCCTCGTGGATATTGGCCAGCGGAATCAAATCGAGGTACGGCGCGAGATCCATGACCGGCGTCTCGGCCATCGCTCCGTGGCCCACGACACCCCCGATGCGGTAGGTCATGGCCTCCACCTCGGGGTCCATTTTCATGCGGGTGGGAACGTAGTTGCCGTCGATGTCGTAGCCACCGATGTTTCGATTGAGGTCCAAAAATTCCGCGGCGCTGATCACGAAATGGTTGAATGCGTCCAACCCGTATTGCACACCCATGTTGTCGAGTGGACGCCGGGCAAAGCCGGTTTTCGGATCGCGCCCGAAGAGGTTCACATTGGCGTCTTGCAAGGTGCATCGCGCCCCGTGCGGATTGGTGACCGGATCGTAACGCAGCTCCTTGGGAACGGAGCCATCACACCCGTTTTTCGCGTCGAGTACGGGCAAGAACGTGGTCACCCAACTCTGGCAAATGCTGTTGAGCGGTGTGCCGCTGAGAAGATTGTGCCCTTCCACCAGAGCGCGCTTCAAGGGGTCCCAGTACCACCCGCGGCCATTGTAATAATGAATCAGCAAGCCACAGTCGCCCACGGTCATGGCCGTGGAGAGGATGTCCGCGAAGGTGGCGCCCGGAAGCGCGGCGCTGAGGAGTCCCGGTGCATTGTTGATGGCATTGAACTGCTGCAATGCGCCACCCGAGACACCGCTGCCGACCATGGCGTCGATCAGGCCGTAGCTCTCGGAGACGTGCTCTTTGACCATCATGGCCGTCTCGATGCTGACCAGCGGGTTGCAATGCACGCCGAAGCTGCTCAGCGTGGAGTGCACGACCACGTCGCCCTTGGCGAGCCGTTGCCCCACCCCGAGCAGATCACCCAATCCGCCGAGCACCTCCGCGGTGCCGTTCGTGCCCTGATGGTAGCCCGTTCCGCACGAAGCTCCGTATGCATAATACACGCGATGATTCCATGTGCCTGCATCGAATGCGGCACCCGGCCCGCGGGCATGGGGATCGTCCAGCACGGCGATGCGCGTGATGCCTCGATTGATGGTGGCCG
It includes:
- a CDS encoding DUF6351 family protein, which gives rise to MIRFRVDFCLLALCSASLTQCSAEPSSSSSGVSKADAPNGDASKSATITEYRVEADYHTRKTPPLGAGEFELVTLSTLPETVTGGDVLVGLRGLDDADEVTVTRNGTDVTAAFAHMGRGEARGLVTGLELGDTQLVATARGPAGVRRAALTVKNHPVTGPVLSGPHQTPFICQTEAAGLGAPLDTNCSVQTRYEWYYRTALTQRYIKLSDPFAAYPADVMKTVTSTGKVVPFVVRLESATINRGITRIAVLDDPHARGPGAAFDAGTWNHRVYYAYGASCGTGYHQGTNGTAEVLGGLGDLLGVGQRLAKGDVVVHSTLSSFGVHCNPLVSIETAMMVKEHVSESYGLIDAMVGSGVSGGALQQFNAINNAPGLLSAALPGATFADILSTAMTVGDCGLLIHYYNGRGWYWDPLKRALVEGHNLLSGTPLNSICQSWVTTFLPVLDAKNGCDGSVPKELRYDPVTNPHGARCTLQDANVNLFGRDPKTGFARRPLDNMGVQYGLDAFNHFVISAAEFLDLNRNIGGYDIDGNYVPTRMKMDPEVEAMTYRIGGVVGHGAMAETPVMDLAPYLDLIPLANIHEAVRPFTVRARLRKYTGQDESHSIWRGIAVQPDAYPTMETWFPALRDLPYGADRVAAIAASKPAAAGDRCVISTLGGRLELPNVLFGPLGLALPILPGLPLLNITVPLKIDIPEDFDSGLGACSTLLPVTRTPRMVAGMPMTDDVIRCQLKPLDRADYKGFMTDAQFAELQSIFPDGVCDYAKPAAGAVDKSLLWPSIGGATLHEPTELKYWVGRSRPVP